From a single Saimiri boliviensis isolate mSaiBol1 chromosome 7, mSaiBol1.pri, whole genome shotgun sequence genomic region:
- the UNG gene encoding uracil-DNA glycosylase, with protein sequence MIGQKTLYSFFSPSPARKRRAPSPEPADLGTGVVAVAEESGDAAASPAKKARAEQDEPGTPPSSPLSAEQLDRIQRNKAAALLRLAARNVPVGFGESWKKHLSGEFGKPYFIKLMGFVAEERKHYTVYPPQHQVFTWTQMCDIRDVKVVILGQDPYHGPNQAHGLCFSVQRPVPPPPSLENIYKELSTDIEGFVHPGHGDLSGWAKQGVLLLNAVLTVRAHQANSHKERGWEQFTDAVVSWLNQNTNGLVFLLWGSYAQKKGSAIDRKRHHVLQTAHPSPLSVYRGFFGCRHFSKTNELLRKSGKKPIDWKEL encoded by the exons ATGATCGGCCAGAAGACGCTCTACTCCTTCTTCTCCCCCAGCCCCGCCAGGAAGCGACGCGCCCCCAGCCCCGAGCCGGCTGACCTGGGGACTGGCGTGGTGGCCGTGGCTGAAGAGAGCGGAGATGCGGCG GCCAGCCCCGCCAAGAAGGCCCGGGCCGAGCAGGATGAGCCCGGGACGCCACCCTCCTCGCCGCTGAGTGCGGAGCAGTTGGACCGGATCCAGAGAAACAAGGCCGCGGCCCTCCTCAGACTCGCGGCCCGCAACGTGCCCGTGGGCTTTGGGGAGAGCTGGAAGAAGCACCTCAGCGGGGAGTTCGGGAAACCGTATTTTATCAAG CTAATGGGATTTGttgcagaagaaagaaagcattACACGGTTTATCCACCCCAACACCAAGTCTTCACCTGGACCCAGATGTGTGACATAAGAGAT GTGAAGGTTGTCATCCTGGGACAGGATCCATATCATGGACCTAATCAAGCTCATGGGCTCTGCTTCAGTGTTCAAAGGCCTGTTCCGCCTCCGCCCAG TTTGGAGAACATTTATAAAGAGCTGTCTACAGACATAGAGGGTTTTGTCCATCCTGGCCATGGAGATTTATCTGGGTGGGCCAAGCAAG GTGTTCTGCTACTCAACGCTGTCCTCACGGTTCGGGCACATCAGGCCAACTCTCATAAGGAGAGAGGCTGGGAGCAATTCACCGATGCAGTTGTGTCCTGGCTAAATCAGAACACGAATGGCCTTGTATTCTTGCTCTGGGGCTCTTATGCTCAGAAGAAGGGCAGTGCCATTGATagg AAGCGGCACCATGTCCTACAGACGGCTCATCCCTCCCCGTTGTCAGTGTATAGAGGGTTCTTTGGATGTAGACACTTTTCTAAGACTAATGAGCTGCTGCGGAAGTCTGGCAAGAAGCCCATCGACTGGAAGGAGCTGTGA